TTGATAGCGTGTCCAATATTTTTCTTAACACGAGCACTAACCAAAGAAGGAAACTATTTTGCGtgcagttcccccccccccccccattgtgcAATGTAATCAAAACTAGTATTAAACAGATTAGAATTTacagtcaaattcatttttatagTTGTACATTTTGAAGTGTGTACTTTGTTTGAAACGTGACCTATTTAAAGAAGTTGATACACTACTACTTTTATGCGAAGGCCCTTACTTTGACCTAAATACAGCGCGAGTACTCTTTCCATTCTCATGTTACATTTAggtgctaataaaaaaaaaaaaaaaagaaaggtacaGGCCGCCGTGTGTTTGTGCGAGCTGACATTTGATGAATTATTGTTAATTTGCTGCAATAACATCCTTGCATGTGACACACTCGCACCGTCGCTTGACCACTACTTGATGTTTTTCCAGCACGTCTCAACATCATTACTGACTTGtaaattatacatatttcaCAATAATATCGTTCCAGACCAACACATTCCAGTTCAAAGTTCTGAGATATAGAGaccatattatttttttcccccttttacacactttttaaacacattgtaaatgtatttaagtaCACAAATTCCGAGCATACAATATGTGGAAAATAGTGTGTATATTctagtatttgtgtgtgcgaTATGTGTCTTTTGGAGGTGGGCCTGGTGGGGTGGGATGTGACGTCGGCAGCCTGGAAGTTGGCTCACGCTATGGTGAATCTGCGTGCGAGTGGAtaggtgtgagctgtggccgacagctgCTCCTGCGTAAGTGTTTGTcttttactgttctcccagcattcaataaatggcgaccaaagtcagctgcggtAGGCTCCGGCTCCCCTGCGACGCTCATGAACTTAAGCAGAAAATGAATGCACGGATTGATGTTCCCTCTCTAATTCTGGTGGAGGTGGTGGTCACACACATTACCACGCacagaaagctttttttttcccactagcGCTTCATCTGACGGATCCAATGGGTCACTCGTGGGCCCATTTAGCTACAGTACAAGTTGACTGTCATGGGTaatagtgaaaataaattgtttgaGTCACACCTTAGTCAGActctttgtcaaaatgtgagAGGTTCTCCTTTGCCCATGTGCCATGGTTTCTTATTTGCCACTTTTGCCACTGTTTCTGAAACACAAAGTAAGGATTTCAAAAGTGAGCCAAGACCGAATCTAGAATATTCTGGTTCCTTCCGCTCTCCTCTTCCCAAAAGCAAGCACAAACAGGCAACCCTGAGAAGTTTCTAGAGAGCGTCTCTAAAAGCAACACATGCTTTTGCACCCGGAATACATTAGTCAGAAGGCAAAGCAGACAAGGGATGAGCCAACTGAAGTTTGGAAATAACATCACAAATGCTCGCATATTTTTCTATGGCGGTAagtgttgaaatgtttgtgaaTAAAGAGCAAGTCTGATGCACAACATCAATAGAAATAAGGAGATATCGTGGGAACTCGCTGGCTTCACGCATTCCTGTGAAGACTAAAGACGCTCTTTTAAAAAACTTGTATAATTGATTCCACCCTGAGGTAACCGAAGTTCAATCGCCTCCCCGCACCCAACGTGAACACCACGAGGGAAACGTGCCTGTATTGTGCCGTGCTGTTACTCTCCagtgtctgcttttttttttgtttttttttggggaattgGCACTTTCATCTTCACGTTTCCGAAACTGTGAAGTATGGCGAAGCTGAATAATCACCGTTTGAACTGGCGTCCGCCGGATCAAGTTAATGTTCTCGGTTCTCAAATCCATCGGCGGGTTTCTCATTGATTATGCGGCCTACGGTCCCTGGCCCAAATCCAGTCCTTGAAATAAGCGTGCCTGTTTTGCGCATCATCAGACAAACAGATGGCTTCCAAAGCTGCAGTCCGAGCCCCATTAATGTTGTGGTTACAACACATTTACAATCAAGAGATCTTTTTCAttaatttgattgatttaagaAGCAATTATGGATTGTAATCATCCTTCACACTTACTGAGTATATAAATGCGTGTGTGTCATTGCCACTGGGCCTTTAGAGGCATCTGTGGGGTTTACACCTAATGAGCTCAAATGGCTTCCGCATTATAATGCCAGGCTGAAGGTCGCTAGTGCACGAAGATGCTATCTGAACTATTCGTTGCGCATTGTTGGTTACGTACCGAAAGACTTATTGAAATACTTTGATTCGTACAATGCCGCACCTTTTGGTTGATTTGATTGAGTTAGTTTGCTGTGATTCTGAACGGGGGTAAGGCAGATGAGGAAGAACGGATGCCCAGAAGGCATTCATTTCGATTTGTACAGCTCACTGATTCATGACTAAGTCCACGGTGGAAGTGAAGCGATCTAATGTGGacttcctcagaactgtgactaaccagtcgtccaccgtgccgcctcatatgCTGCCATCAAAATGAAAATCCAGTCACATGACCCCATCACTGTCACCAGCAACTTCTGTCCTCCTGGAATTAAACCTTTGGCTGGCTTGCACAAAGATACTCCCTCATAACGGGAGATCTTAATGCAAAACATGTAGAATTCCACTCCAAAAACACAAACCAAAGTGGTAATAGCACTTAAGCTAATTCTAAATGAAACAAACATGTCAGTCATCAATACAAACAAACCCAGAACCACGCAGCACAGTCATTCTGGATCGGTCTCCAGAACTTTTCACAAGTTTTCTTCCTCAAACCATTACTGCAGTGACCACCTTCCAGTTCTcagaatattttcttttcatctaCGAGCAACcgcaagaagaagaaatacaactgcacctgaagaaaatgaaacacACAGCACCAGGAGAAGACAATGTTGACACCATACTAATAAAACGAGCAGCGGGCACTTACCTCCAGCACCTTGGACAGCTCTTCAAAACCTGCCTCCCTGGTCATTTCCCCTCACCATGGAAGGTCGCAGTTGTTAGAACGATCCATAAACCAAGAAAAGACCCGCACAGTGCCACAAGTTACCACCCCATAAGCCTTCTCAGCCACAtaggaaaaatatttaaaagaatataTGCACCCCTCACCAACCGCATAGAAGCAACCGACCACCAAGGGATACATCAAATTGGTTTCAGGAAAGGGAGAGCCACCGCAGACAACATCCTCAGATTGTCAGAAGGCCTTCACAGAAACTTCgatgaaaaagaaataacacTGCCAGTATTcgaaaaagcatttgaaaaagTATGGCATAATTAACTCAGTTGCAGACTCCTCGACTCCAATCTCAAATTTCCAAAACCTACCCAATACATCATTTCAAGTTTTCTCAATAACCGCCAAATCAAAGCCAAAATGGCCTCTCCCATCGAAACATCCTTTACTCCCCAAGCAGGAGTTCCTTCCTCAGGGCAAAGTTTTGAGCCCACAATTCTTTCTCCTATGCACATCTGACAGCTACGACCCCGCAATGACTACAGTAAAGTTTCAAAATTTGCATATGACCTCTGCTTTTCATCCAGCTCTGAATCCCCAAGATTACTTACCAAAAGGTTCCACCAATggacaaacaaatgtattttctaaatttattcatttatttcaatattaatttcattttggtACTCCTGTTCCCATTTGCTTTATGAAATAATTGCATTTGTCATTCTGGCCCGCCAAACTCAGTGGGCGGAACTAGTCCAGATCCAGCTCCAATCAAATTGCTTGTTCCTGCATGAGCGCATCCCTGAGTTAGTCATTCACTTGACGTATATGGCTgttaatggcagtgaatgtaaTCACAGATATTTTAGGAAAAGTCATGGATTTAGGCCAGTACGATTAATGTCCCTCCTGATAGTACTCTTTAAAACACCAAACCACTTAACAAATTCATGCGCTGCCCCACACCGATCAGTTAGGGGCGGAGCCATGGGCAGGCCAGCGGTGGCAACGGCCGCCTGAGACTGATGGGTGGCAACGCCAATGGCCACCGCCCCCCTCGTGTTTTGCCAACTATCGTAAAGAAATATTCTTGTCAGCATTAGGCTTGGCAATTGCAAAATAGAATAGGAAAATCTTCCATTGATTAAGTCCTACTATTGGACAGCAGTATCAAAGAGGAGGTGAAGATATCAGGCAGTGGCCCAGGTATACTGTACACAGATATCTCAAATAGGGCTAATCTGGCCAAGAACCAGTGGGAGGAAATGTCTGCAGACACTACATAGTACAAATGACTGCCGTCAGatgaataaaatagaatgtTTTCTAGTTTTAAACACCAATAAATGCACAAATACCGTATAAGATTTTgataaacaatttttaaaataggttctcatgtaaatatatttttgattgactggcaaccagaaAATGGGTATTGATCATATCATGCAATtactaaaaaacaaagaaacaaacaaacaaacaaaaaatactcaaatataATCCTATGGACTCATGCTACACCAGGAAATTGTtcatttattattctgatgtcaCAGGTGAAATTTGAACATTCCTTTAGGGATTCTAAATGGAGTAAAGACGAAACAAAGACAATGAGctaattgtaaaaaatgttactttatacGTGCTATACTGTTTCTACCTGTAGTatactattttaattttgtgcaacactctttttttaaagaggtaatatttttttccatgtttaacACACAATATGTACAGTTCATGCGAGATAGTGCTCAGTTGTTGAATGTATTTGAATGTATAATttctatattgccaaaagtttGTTTTGAACTATTATTGCAGGTAATTTTATGCTCGTTTTAATTGTAATTGCAATTGTGTAAACGTGTTTGAATGTGCACCATTCTAAAAAGTCTTTGGAATGTGGagtgtgatttaaaaatggaaGCATTTCGTCATTGTTTGATCTCTTTATACAGGAATATATACAGTTGAAATGACAATTTCAGGAATAAAAAAGGTTGATCTTCCGTGCAGCCTCAGTGGAACCAGGGGTGCCTTTGAAGCTGGGACAGAGTGGCACGGGCGTCCGGGTCTCTAGTCAGGCATGCGCTCAGGACATCTTGGCAGGCTGCGAGGACAGACGGAAGGAAAAGTTTCAGATGGCAACTTCAGTGCTCTACAAACTACAACGAGGAGTGAAACGCTGCCGACAGTATCGCGGCCAGTACCGACTGGATCCTTCAACTTACTATGAGAGAGCCTCGCGTCAATTTGCCTCTCCGGGAAGAACTCCTCCGGTTGGAAAGGAGCGCAATGCAGAATTTCATATAGCAGAATCCCGAGCTGCCAAACTGTGGTGGGGTTGGCCTTATACTCGCCGCATGCAGCAATCTCTGGCGGAGCCAAGTCGGCGGTTCCTACAAGACATACAGAGAGAAATAAATGATGAGACTCAGCCTGAGAACAACAGCGGACGTGAAGGAAGAGCAGGAGGCGAACACCGTACCGAAGAAATGCGTGTGCACCGAAGTGGTCCCAAAGCAGCCGTTTCCGAGGTCGATGATCCAGACGCGTGGGACCTCGCCGCTGCTGTCAACGAGGACATTTTCAAGCTTGATGTCTTGATGGAAAATGTTTGCAGCGTCCATTGTGGATGCTGCGTCTACCAGTTGCTTCAAGATGTTCTGAGATGGAGACAAACAGATGAGGTCAGGGACCAAACGTGAAAGGGGGCATATACTTGTTTGAAgattaaaacattgaaaaaaatacttttgtttaAGCCTGTTCTTTTCCTGTGGCCATTTTGGACATGGCGTCATTGTTTGATGCCCGTTCGAAGCAAAGCGCTGTGAACCGCCACTAAACATTtccaaaaggttgcaaaatgtgaacGGGGAACCTGCAAGAGGCTACAGAACAGTCCAAAAGTTGTTCTTCACCTTTGATTCTGAACACCCACGTTTAGGACAATTATTGGCAGCTTCAATTCAGTCGGGGCCATTtatttttgactgcccctcgtatATTGAAAAGTCTTAGATGCTCCTTGGTCCTTGGAATATTTTGTCAAACGCATGTCACTAATatgttatgaaaacaaattgtgaaaaaaatgtacatatgtCTCGCATTTCAACACCCCGTGTGCACAATCCTGCTCCACCCAGCATCAGTACCTTTGCCTCTGCTTCCTCCATTTGGCCCTTTCCATAGATGTAGTCAAAGAGGTCCATGCAGGGTACTGGCCTCTCCATCACCAGAACAATCTCTCGCTCCAGACTGTACCAGTCTAGCAGAGAAATGATTCCCTGTCGTCCTCCAACTTGCTGCATAAGGACAACTTCCAGTGGGACCAGATACGCGTTTATTAAGCGACACATCCGCACGCGCTTCTTTGGGATGTGTTTGATTGCCACCTGTTGGACACAAATCGTAAACATTTGGTTAGTGGCGCTGTGACGATGACCTGTGTAGGCTAGTGTATGTGTCACGTTACTTTACAACGTGAGAATAGACGCAAAACACTCACCACCAAGCCATCCGCTTTTCGGATCCCACCATAGACTGCTCCATTGCCTCCTTTCTGGATCAGGGACAACGTCTCATACTTTTGCTCCAACTCTTCtatggaaacaaatacaaagccaCTTTAGtttacatgaacatttcacatttactttTCCTTCATTGGATGAATAcagtatctatccatccattgatCTTGCCATTCAAAACTGAACTGTGTCTTCTCAGCTACACGCTTCTGGAATTCACCTATGCAGTGCCACGACCTTCAACATACCCAAAGCACGTTTACAATGTTAGTGTACAATCTCTCATTCAGCCGTCCTCACAATGACGAATGATAGTGACGTGTTTTGCCATGAAAGGAAAGTTAATAACGCTGATGAGTACTCGAGAATACTGTAACAGGGCCTCGAGCAAGCTGGGGATCCAAGTCACGACATGCAGGTTAAAACGCAACCACTGTAGCACAACACAATGACGAATGAGGGTGACAAGTGTTTTgccgaaggaaaaaaaagttagtttttcTCAAATCATCCTCTCCATTTGAAAAAATTGTAAGAGCAATCATTGTAACACACTTATGATGAAGCACTAACCTCTAAATACTCAAAGCACATTTACAATGTTAGTGTACAATCCGGCATGCAACCATTCACCCACAAATTATAGTGAAATACTTTGCCATGAAAGTGAATAACACAAAATCACATGATCAACATCACAACTTACATGGCTTTCTTTTACCTCGGCTTGCCTCATAAACATGAGGTCATTGTTCCAGTGACGTGCACTGGaaatagatacagtatacaaaatGACTCATAATGCTGTAAATGGTGACTTTTCATGTTTCAACACCTCATGTGCGAGCATGACAAGCACTTAAACCCAAGGAAAGTTGAGGTAAATAGCAGTTTATCTGGTTAAAAATGATGATCAGGTTTTTATATGAGTCTAAAGTCTCTTATTAATAGTCAGGCAGAGCCTGTCATCATATTTGAAAGCAGTccaatacactacaaaatgaCCACATGTAAGTACAATATTGTTAGCCGActagcataattgcctaagtcaTTATTGAACGTGTTCGGATAACAAGTGGAAAGCACAAAGAATtcgacaaacaagaagagtccattGCCTCGATGGCAACCTACACAAAACActgagagagaaaacaaaataaaaaatttagcAAGCACGTAAGTTTTTCttgttgatattgtgacagtaagttaaaaatgacttgagcAGTTATGCTATTATGCTAACAATATGcctgaatgtactgtataaatatcACTTGACATATAAGTTGCTTTCAGAGTCATTTTGTATGTAAAACAGTCAATTACTAGCAAATTGGTTATCAGAaaacacaatgaataaaataatgtgcaGCAGCAAATTACTTGGCAAAATTTTAAACAAGAACGATTACAATACCTCAACCCAACTTGTGTTAGCTTGTAGCGTGTAGCGTCAGGGCTATCATTAGCATTGGTAGCATCACACCGAACCCCAGAATAAGGACGACCaacaaatgtgttattatttgtGTTCTATAAACAGGAACTTATTAATTTCATGAACGTTTCATTTCGGCCGGTCACCGTGTGTAATGCGGAGTcggacaatacatttttatcccaTTCTATCAACGCTGCCTGTGTCTGCAGCAACATTTGAACAGCAGGTACATTTtgttaaatttcaaaatgaatttcACCTACCGAAAGTGCTTCCAGCCGCTGGCTCGAATAGAACCATCTTGTCTCATTGAGGGGCTCAAGAGGACAATGCAGAAAGACGGTAAAAGACGAAGCGTGCGTGTCAATTTATGTGCGCTGGTTGCTTGCTGAGACGACCCAACTGCTCCCAGATTGGTGGACTTGGTCCGCGACACAACTCACCAATCAGTGCCAATTAAGGAGGCCAATCGACGATTAGCTCCAAACAACTCTTTGTAGATGAAAGAGATGCTATGCTGTGATATGAGAATTAATAGAAAAAGTACTCAAAAGTCataggaaacacacacacacacacttataaatacatttgggaaaTTTAACACTGTTATTGTGATGTGTATTAAAATATGTGTATTGATATGATTCTAAAGTGTACAGTAGttcacctttcacccaaagtcagctagaatGGGCAACAACTCACAGGCGGTATCGAAAATTGATATTGATCATTTAAtccaattattgaaaaaaaaaaaagattcaaatataCGTCTTTGGACTCTTGCTACACCAGGAAATTGTTGACTGATCATTCTGATGTCACAGGTGAAATTCTAACATTCCTTCAGGGATAGGGGAGTGCTCCTCCCTGATTGGTAGACTTGGTCCGCGACACAACTCACCAATTAATGCCAATTAAGGAGGCCAATCGACGATTAGATCCCAATAACTCTTTGTAGATGAAAGAGATGCTATGCTGTGGATGAGAATATGTGTATTGATATGAGTCTAAAGTGTACAGTAGTTCatctttcacccaaagtcagctagaatGGGCAACAACTCACAGGCGGTATCGAAAATTGATATTGATCATTTAAtccaattattgaaaaaaaaaagattcaaatataAGTCTTTGGACTCTTGCTACACCAGGAAATTGTTGACTGATCATTCTGATGTCACAGGTGAAATTCCAACATTCCTTTAGGGATAGGGGAGTGCTCCTCCCTGATTGGTAGACTTGGTCCGCGACACAACTCACCAATTAATGCCAATTATGGAGGCCAATCGACAATTAGCTCCCAACTACTCTTTGTAGAAGAAAGAGATGCTATGCTATGGATGAGAATATGTGTATTGATATGAGTCTAAAGTGTACAGTAGttcacctttcacccaaagtcagctggaatgggCAACAACTCACAGGTGGTATCGAAAATTGATATTGATCATTTAatccaattatttaaaaaaaaaagattcaaatataAGTCTTTGGAC
The DNA window shown above is from Phyllopteryx taeniolatus isolate TA_2022b chromosome 17, UOR_Ptae_1.2, whole genome shotgun sequence and carries:
- the LOC133467439 gene encoding serine/threonine-protein kinase pim-3-like, whose amino-acid sequence is MVLFEPAAGSTFEELEQKYETLSLIQKGGNGAVYGGIRKADGLVVAIKHIPKKRVRMCRLINAYLVPLEVVLMQQVGGRQGIISLLDWYSLEREIVLVMERPVPCMDLFDYIYGKGQMEEAEAKNILKQLVDAASTMDAANIFHQDIKLENVLVDSSGEVPRVWIIDLGNGCFGTTSVHTHFFGTADLAPPEIAACGEYKANPTTVWQLGILLYEILHCAPFQPEEFFPERQIDARLSHTCQDVLSACLTRDPDARATLSQLQRHPWFH